From Leptospira fainei serovar Hurstbridge str. BUT 6, the proteins below share one genomic window:
- a CDS encoding phospholipase D-like domain-containing protein translates to MRTKIIPILGLLIHCAQDTKNDFLFHWIDNGGYPAAYFSYPGRFTPVGKKRNVKDAILRLIEETRFSLYLHIYSFDDPEIEDAILSAVKRGVRLEIMGEFGKTYPSSFSKYLRYWKGTGLQHTKVLVSDGRLVFIGTGNFTYYGLERDNNGYVLFTLRESEQEKFHSFLREEYPFPKLFLQDMEFWNSPNNGRIIQHVLTESVRKATRQTKFLIFDHYDPVLSLEFSLFNKRGGEIEGIYDRPVDPEGIQLSALNGVRILEDGNEDRLDDPSFGKGGLLHHKTMVVDSSTLLTGSFNYSVSARDTNREILMRTSNPYLVREFEFEHLRIQKIANSLQMFYGNPENSEIFLNGDRSGFCRTDSGEREFLLDIGDSWMRWKLYYKFGIAETCKNINNFEIASMRLFGGKFEFPAEAASFFPFFLSDRFGNKLTSSAGSENGREFLSILGKPLLFLRPEAFLPNESAWIWKSTDNKILESLSSSRYANSVWVISRGKLPFKSKLISNDNLFRTSDSLPTGSGAVLIDYGEFSVLFCFKSETSKLSWTEELMDAAYEVTRPIPFPENNRRIVEDTDRSFFSIPGLPHRRRDRLCVIGM, encoded by the coding sequence ATGCGCACAAAAATAATTCCGATCCTAGGCCTTTTAATCCATTGTGCTCAGGATACAAAGAACGATTTTCTATTTCATTGGATTGATAATGGCGGTTATCCGGCGGCTTATTTCTCCTATCCCGGTCGTTTTACTCCGGTGGGTAAAAAAAGGAACGTTAAAGATGCAATTCTCCGTTTAATCGAGGAAACTCGCTTCTCACTTTACCTTCATATTTACTCGTTCGACGATCCGGAGATAGAAGACGCAATACTCTCTGCTGTAAAGAGAGGCGTACGTTTGGAAATCATGGGAGAATTCGGGAAAACATATCCGAGTTCGTTTTCCAAATACCTTCGCTACTGGAAGGGAACCGGATTACAACATACTAAAGTCTTAGTTTCGGATGGAAGGCTGGTATTTATAGGGACAGGTAACTTTACTTACTACGGTTTGGAACGGGATAATAATGGATACGTCCTATTTACTCTAAGAGAATCTGAACAGGAAAAATTTCATTCATTTCTGCGAGAAGAGTATCCTTTTCCGAAGCTTTTCCTTCAAGACATGGAGTTCTGGAATTCTCCGAACAATGGCAGAATCATACAGCACGTTCTAACTGAATCCGTCCGGAAAGCTACACGACAGACAAAATTCCTGATTTTCGATCACTACGATCCGGTTCTAAGTCTTGAGTTTTCTCTTTTTAACAAGAGAGGAGGAGAGATTGAAGGCATCTACGATCGTCCAGTGGATCCCGAAGGAATTCAGTTATCGGCTTTAAACGGAGTGAGAATTTTAGAAGACGGTAACGAAGACCGTCTGGACGATCCATCTTTCGGTAAGGGGGGATTATTGCATCATAAAACCATGGTGGTCGATTCTTCAACGCTGCTTACCGGGTCTTTTAATTATTCGGTAAGCGCTCGGGACACGAATCGTGAAATTTTGATGCGGACTAGCAATCCATACTTAGTTAGAGAGTTCGAATTCGAGCATTTACGAATTCAAAAAATTGCAAACTCGTTACAAATGTTTTATGGAAATCCGGAGAATTCCGAAATTTTCCTAAACGGAGATCGATCCGGATTTTGTCGGACAGATTCGGGCGAGCGAGAATTTCTTTTGGATATAGGCGATTCCTGGATGCGCTGGAAATTATATTATAAATTCGGAATTGCGGAAACCTGTAAAAATATTAACAATTTTGAAATCGCCAGTATGAGGTTATTCGGAGGAAAATTCGAATTTCCCGCAGAAGCGGCTTCCTTTTTTCCGTTTTTCCTATCCGATAGATTCGGCAATAAATTGACTTCGAGCGCCGGTTCGGAGAATGGCAGAGAATTTCTATCAATCCTGGGTAAACCGTTACTTTTTCTACGGCCGGAAGCTTTTTTGCCGAACGAATCCGCTTGGATCTGGAAAAGCACGGATAATAAGATTCTTGAAAGTCTTTCCTCAAGCAGATACGCAAACTCAGTCTGGGTCATTAGTAGAGGTAAGCTTCCGTTCAAAAGTAAACTCATTTCGAACGATAACCTCTTTCGAACGAGCGATTCTTTGCCTACGGGCAGTGGCGCAGTACTAATCGATTACGGCGAATTTTCGGTGTTGTTTTGTTTTAAATCGGAAACCTCCAAACTTTCCTGGACGGAGGAATTAATGGATGCAGCATACGAGGTGACTAGACCAATCCCTTTTCCGGAAAATAATCGGCGAATAGTAGAAGATACCGATCGTTCTTTTTTTTCGATTCCGGGATTACCGCACCGAAGGAGGGATCGTCTTTGCGTCATCGGAATGTGA